In Cataglyphis hispanica isolate Lineage 1 chromosome 19, ULB_Chis1_1.0, whole genome shotgun sequence, the genomic window CGTTCCGTCAATTGAAAATCTAATCTTGTAACGCGGTTACGAGGTAAATCCGATAATACTGGTCACACGATAAATAATAGCGTCTCTATAATTTTAGAGCTATCATAtagtatacaaaataatcttacATTTTTCTGCATGATAGAGAGATAAATACGAAATTCCTGATAGAAATGTAAGAGTTTTCGgagatgtgtatatatatgtatatttgatatttttccataacacgaattttatgtatgtatataggttcacaatatgtattttatatgtacgttaaatacaaacattttttaatattaaacattaatttttaatttttctcgtatactaatattttaaattatataactttaattatttttatgcatatatatatatatatatatatatatatatatatatatacacattattattatatatagtagtgtagtaaaacatatttgactcataataaagttattaataaaataatataaaatcaatttcaaaaatcaatcaataaatactttatctaatttttcttgttcAAATTTAACGTATGATGCATCCTACATTTTTACACTGCGAAGTTATAGAACGAGTTTCGAGGAGGGTGTGCATACATGCAGATATCGTGTTGTGGGGAGGGGCTAAGTGCTGAATACATTTGCAAGGATGCATGCTCACCTAGTTACGCCATCGGCTTATAACATAGATAGAGCCGTCGCTCCGCTGTTCTAATTTAGTATATTCTGTAATATCCCTTAAATAGCGAGTAATATTCCTTTAATGAAAATGTCTTCCCGAAAACGATCAAGATATTTTCCCTACTATTGCTATATgcttgacaaaaatatatgatttcgaTTTCATCATCGTCAATTCGCACAAAATCTCATTATTGAATTCTTTATTCGTGTATTTCatcacaaatttaatatttacatatttttaattaaatgtgtaatttttaagtaGAAAAAGGATTAAAAGTATTTCAATATTCCACTACAGAACACTAAgacaatcttatatttttcgattatattacACACCAGTTTCCatggaattaaattatatattatataaagaactCAGTCTCtaaaacagagagaaagagagagagagagagagagagaaatacataCACAGAGAGTACTCctcctttaataaatatattcaaagatCGTGTTGTGTGTGAGTATGTAGATATAAACAAATCATTATTGGGGCGaatgatgaattaataatattatataaacttgatGATCCAACATGCAAGTTTGCAAAACAGCAATAAgctgagaaaaattaattaccatCATATAATACTATTTGAATAGCAATACATTAGTTTATATATGCGGTATGTAGTAGTTGTTAGTAGtagtaatgaaatatattgcgcGTTATGTGTATATCTACActgatacaaataaaattaaatattttctattcgtAACAATGTGAAATTCGTTActtttacacatttataaatcaacTTTTTCATAGCAGTTCGCTATTTGTTACAGAAATACAAAACTTGCACTTAGgcggattattttaatttgcctCCTAATggctattaaaatatctttactttttttccatGTGATAATTGTTTACCTAAAGGAAATTGAATATACATTTCCtggatattaatgaatatatattaaaaaatgaatcaagaattttaatgtataataaagttatcacacatgtagaaaatatcgatttttgtaCAGATTATGTCATATAATAGAACTTGGTTTGCACGGTCGATTATGATCGTCGAAAAATTTCGAAAGTGGGAAGAGAATACTAGTTAAAtgttatgtgtaaaaaatagagattataataaatgtacaacAAATTTCTCAAGATCTACCTTTTATGGGACGCCGAATttgaaaaacattgaaaaacaatatatcgAAAGACACGATACTCAAGGATGAACATTTAGAACGCGTATCGCGTACGTATGTCCTCCAGTTTCTTCGATACCTCGGACGGTGTTCTCTCGAGATCACCAGAGATGCTTTTCTGCTTAACGGGTTCAATCGAATTGAATTGCTCGCAGAGATCCCCATCGATGACATTCTTCACTGGATAATAGTATGACCGGAAGGACAGGTGATCCCTACCGCATAAAGGTGGGTGTTCGGATCGCATATGCATCTCCAGATGTTGAAAGAAATCGTGATCCTCGTGACTGGTGAAGGGCACGAGGACGCCCACCGTTCCGCTAAGAGTCGTGTAAACCAAGCTCTCAGAACCACCGGGTATAAGGGTCGCCTTTTGTAGCGACATTACCGTCTCGCCTACGTGAAAGCACGCCACCGTGTCCGCTTTCTGGCTGGCGCCGTTCAGTAATCCTCGGTCCCACAGAGCCTTGTTCCCCGTAGGATCTTCGTCCACGTCGTCGTTAATGCCGGTCGCCAACCGTATCACAGCTATGTTCCCGTATTTATCGGCGGTGGCAACAGTATCGTAATCTAACACACATGTAGTTGTGATCCACCTGGGATGTGTGTCATCCGCGAAAACGATCAATTGATTTTCCTGGCGTTTGTACCTCACGGCGTATACGGACTCTTGTACATCGCTGACGTAAATCCGTTGACCGATGGCGTTGATCGAGACCACGGCGTTAGGTATGTGCTTGTTCTCGCACTTGCGCAGTAACTTCTTCTTACCCATGTCGTAAAGCCGCAACATTCTACCCACACCGACCAGTACTCTACCCTGATACGGACAAATGGCCAGCGGTACCTCGTCCAACGGAGATTTATGCAGCAGCTCGATACTAGTACACTCTGTATTTACTCTGAAACAATGGAGCGattgtttttcattatttctcgtCCCGTGAAATATCGCGTTAATTGAACAATATATTTCTGGGTATCAGCACTGCAGGACTATCATCAAAAATACAGATGTATTGTCACTCTCATCATTCGATCGTACGTTATAAATCGATCAAAatagctttcttttttttaataatataagaatgtgagaaaataaagataaaacttttttttcccttcagTTCAATATCTACGTATGTATCgcgaatattgtaaaatatcttacTTGTATGTGTAAAGAAAACCGCCGTTGCTAACCCTGGGATTTAATTGAAACTCCTTTGCAACTCCGACGATGAGGAACAGTTGATCTCCTTGATTGGCAAATTTCACGAGACAAAGactacgaaagaaaaaaagaaatgaaaaaatttattaacgttaAAAGTCTTTCCTATAATattgcgataaattaatagattattttttcttcgacTTACCATAATGCAGCTAGATTTTGCTCAAAACGATGCACCTCGAACGTTTGGCCGGTAGTCGGTGCCATTATTCTCAGCAGCGAGGCCCATAGGCCTGGTCCCGCTCGCGGAGCACCGAAAACAGCCTCATTCGGTTCCTCCGATAAGAACGCCTCCGCCAATTCCCGGGCGACGGCAGCTTCCTCGGCGCCAGCCGCCTCTTGCATCTCCTCCGCCATTTGTAGTCTCCTCTGTTGCTTCGTCTCTTCCGTGTAAGCATTGTGCTCAGTCTCGATGACCACCAAGTGTGCGGAATCGGCGTGAATCGCAAACTTCCGTGGTGTATATTCCAACGGAAAGCTCACTTGATTGAACACGGCACCGAGTTTTTCAAGTGCCAAAATCCTCAACGTGTTCGTCGATATGGCAACTATACCTTCCGGACACTGCTCGGAACTAAAGCCAGATGCAAATTCGAGACTTTCGTATGACAGGGGAGTGAGATGAAAACGATTCTGATGATAGTAACTCAGCCACGATCGACTGCTCATTGCCAGTACAGCTTGATTGCCCTGCATACGTATTCTAAAGAGCTTGACGGGACGAGAACCCAAGTAACGTGTTCTCGTGTCCGCAAGATCGCCGGAAATCGGATCTAACACAGTTCTGAGCAATACGCCATTCTGCAAACCTggagataataataacatagttCTATAACTTTAGAGGTaacttgtattaaaatatcttttatatacaatttgtgattattttataaacattttataaacatttcatATACGCATTTGCAAATATGCAATTTAcctatgtttaaatataaactggATTGTTGTGGCGACGAATCCTCCGAATTGTCGGTCTCCTTGGCGCCCATCTCTACGATACATAGACTCTCCGCAGCCGCCGGTAATGCTTGCATACTCCTCGGCGCTAGACAGTCCGAAGGATCTAACGATATTATCCTCACTGTATTGTCCTGTAGGCCAACGGCCAAAAACCACGAACGTTGTTCGCCGACGGCAACATTTCCGAGGGCCATGCACATTACTTCCGACGgcatcttctttctctctgtataTTCATTCAATTGTCCAGTCTGTAAATCCAATATACATGAAATAAGTCAATGTCGATAGACAATTTCGCAATGTCATGTTCACTTTACATCAATCTCAGCTATCAAATGATAAGCTTAAGATTGGCTATGCCAAGATGAGACAAGTGATATGCTTTTCGCATCTTTTACATCTCTAAGAAAGAACAGACTCAGAGAGAACAATAATGCGATTATCCCGACAAGTGCATCTTATCGGgaaaagaatgaaattatACGCAGATACATACGGGATCCATTTCGAAATAGACAAGTTCTCCTCCGGTGAGAGCGATCACAACTTGACGTTGATTAACCGCACATTTTACGATGGTCTTCTTACCAGGTGCCTTCCATTCATTGACACGCTTATCTGCTCGTATATGGCGTATACCATCAGGATACAcctaaaaacaatatttaacgtttcaaatcattaaatcgtatgtttacttttaattaattattatatattaattattacataaatatatcatttttatattagaatcttatattgttatattatagtcTTATCATGTATtgttatctaaattaaaagatttacatttatatgcgATTGTCGGGCCTGTAATACCAGGAAAGTTCGGACGAAAGTCGGAACGTTCCAACGATGTGAGCCCAAAATTACTTTAGCACTCTTTTTGCGACCGGCAAGACAATCGATCAAGATCATGCCGGAGATACCGAGTGCACCGCACGAGTAATTTTGCGATTCTATGAGCGAATCTTACGGCCCACAAAATTTTGGATATGTTATGTAGATAAGCGGCTTTAGTATATTCTATTGTATTGGAAATAATGAGATATGTAAGAAATTTCCAAAATACGCTTTTAGACATTCTTGTATAAGTAGACTTTAACGTcttttctatatgtataaaaaaaatgtgattactTTTTGTcagatatgtaatataacaatatcagaaatatcgcgtgtatataataaaacgtttCTTCGATTTAAACAAGACTTTAGACTCGTAGAATACATAATTCACAATAAAATCCTAAAATACAATgcgatatataattctaatgtgCAAATTACCTGCACTAATGCGTCCTCGCCCAACGCTGAGCAACTCAAGGTTGGTGTCGTACCGAGGAAACCCGAATCCGTCACTTCCTCGACAGTCTCGCCAATACTGAGTACGAGCGTGGCATTCACGAAGGACACTATGATGTATGCATCATATTCCTCtgcaatcaaaattataaggCTCATTCTCAGTACACAGGGAAATGCGCGAACGAAAACgtcaaattgaattttatatttgaatttgtctttttgaagaaataatgtaattaatattttgcccTCTCTCTCGATCGTTCGAAACTGCGCACGTTCTCGTGTCACGGGGCACGGAAAGAGTTGATGAGcattcattatttctttttgtttttttttttgtcgagcGTATCGACTCTTATTCGTGCCAATTTCGCGCCGAGATCCTTACCTTTCGGTCATTCAGACTTCTGTGGGTCAACCAATAGCGCGCTGGCATCCTGAAAGAGAGAACTGGTGTTTGATAAGAGTGTATCAAGCCACCAGGTTCATTAATATCGTTTTACAAAACCgatgccatttttttttcttttctttaagtAAACTACGATTTTTTTCCAagtcatattaaataaatgttcttACCCCAAAGCTTTGCTCAAATTTACTACTATTGAGCTTTCTCATCCACATATTCTTTCGCAAAAGaagaataagataataaaagtcTGTGATACATTTAACTTCTGACTGCCTAGACAGATTCACATCGCCTCGCAAATGACATACGcaagtttttgaaagaaataaacagaCGGGAAACATGTGTTGAGAATAAACGATCGTAGCTAAAACTTGCCGATCGTCGAGTAAGCAATTCAAGTGGGAACATGCAAACGATTGATAGAAATATCTTTCGACTAACCATCGATTCTTCTTTTCACAGTCCATACGGCATTTGGATTACCAGGTAATTCACTCACTGCCATCTCGGATACCTCGAGACCGTGACGTAGCACGCGCAGAGTAGATCGCGGTCCTCGACCGCAAGCAATGTACAATTGCGGTGTATCCTCGTTTGCCAGATCTGCCACCTgtgtattaaagataaataatttccatttaaacagatttacatttacacatatatgaagaaaaaaattcccgagtgtaaatatatacatgtctcTCTAAGGATTCACTTCAATTTGCAATAACAAACCAAAGGCGACAAAGAGAATTATGCTCTCGCACATCTGTTCCCACAGAAAAGAGACGCATTGATGACATCCCTCTCCTACTTGAAAGTGCTAAGCCTAAAATATcatctgataaaaatataaatacgtcACCTGGCAAGCCATTATAGGCGACAGACTATCCATTTCATCAACTAGCACAAGATTGCGAAGTGGTCGTGGTGCGAAGAAAAAGGTGTCGCCTTCTTCGAGCGGCATCGCTGAACTGAATTCGGgctcatcatcgtcgtcgcccAGATGCGCTATTTGATACAGGTAACTGAAAAACATTAATGTAATTGCGTTATTCGCCATCATTCTTATTGTGCGCGTATGATATGCGTCTGTGTTATACTAACTGGTTGCCGAATTCTGAAGCCACAAACAGGAAACCCGTTTTCAGAACGCACATACTGGCTGCAACGGGTACCGTATCGAAATACTTGAGCTTGATTTCGGTAACCATGTCCTCGTCCGTCTCTAGTGTGATTTTGAAAATGTCTCCCTGCTCCGTCTGCGCCAGAAAAAAGAACATGCTTTTCGTTTTGTGTGTAGCCGAGCACACGAATATCATCCCTCTCGGGATCATCTAAGTCGTTGCGTCGTCGCGGGATCGGGCAACGAATATCGTGCTGATCACCGAGGTTCTTGTAGGTGAGATAATTCTCGGAGCAGATTAGCACACCGCTCGGACCGTCGTTGCCGCCCGGCACGGATACAAGAAAATTAGCGTGCTCCTCCAGCGGCTCGCTGTACTTTCGCACCACGTGATTTAGACCGAGATCGAGCTCGTACAGTGTCAGAGTTTGCTGGGTTTTCACCGCCGCATCGCCCGTTGGATCGCTATCAGCTTCCTATGAAAGATTAacgtttttattagaatatgttgaatattttttacaaacacgcgcaataatataacatactgtaaatataattgtataaatgtcatcataataaatagatataatcaaTGTTAATCAGTTGAAACACGGATAAAAAAGTAATCATATGACATTCGGCtgcaaaaagaatatttattgctttaaattGTCAACAGTGCAAGTTTACCTCGTAATCGATTTCTAGACACGCAAACATAGGATTATCGAAACCAACATCGACGCCAACTGTGTGATATACAAGTGTGTTGCTTTTATGAGCTTCCAATGGAGAAGAGATCGTCAAACGGGCCTCGGCATCTCTGTTTAGAATGTATACAAGCTTCTGCTTTTCAATAGCGCCTAAAATAATAGCAACAGATATAATACTAAACTCACgcataacata contains:
- the LOC126856594 gene encoding LOW QUALITY PROTEIN: splicing factor 3B subunit 3 (The sequence of the model RefSeq protein was modified relative to this genomic sequence to represent the inferred CDS: inserted 2 bases in 1 codon), giving the protein MYLYNLTLQRATGITHAVHGNFSGSKMQEILVSRGKSLELLRPDPNTGKVHTLLTVEVFGIIRSLMAFRLTGATKDYIVVGSDSGRIVILEYIPAKNMFDKVHQETFGKSGCRRIVPGQYLAIDPKGRAVMIGAIEKQKLVYILNRDAEARLTISSPLEAHKSNTLVYHTVGVDVGFDNPMFACLEIDYEEADSDPTGDAAVKTQQTLTLYELDLGLNHVVRKYSEPLEEHANFLVSVPGGNDGPSGVLICSENYLTYKNLGDQHDIRCPIPRRRNDLDDPXRGMIFVCSATHKTKSMFFFLAQTEQGDIFKITLETDEDMVTEIKLKYFDTVPVAASMCVLKTGFLFVASEFGNHYLYQIAHLGDDDDEPEFSSAMPLEEGDTFFFAPRPLRNLVLVDEMDSLSPIMACQVADLANEDTPQLYIACGRGPRSTLRVLRHGLEVSEMAVSELPGNPNAVWTVKRRIDEEYDAYIIVSFVNATLVLSIGETVEEVTDSGFLGTTPTLSCSALGEDALVQVYPDGIRHIRADKRVNEWKAPGKKTIVKCAVNQRQVVIALTGGELVYFEMDPTGQLNEYTERKKMPSEVMCMALGNVAVGEQRSWFLAVGLQDNTVRIISLDPSDCLAPRSMQALPAAAESLCIVEMGAKETDNSEDSSPQQSSLYLNIGLQNGVLLRTVLDPISGDLADTRTRYLGSRPVKLFRIRMQGNQAVLAMSSRSWLSYYHQNRFHLTPLSYESLEFASGFSSEQCPEGIVAISTNTLRILALEKLGAVFNQVSFPLEYTPRKFAIHADSAHLVVIETEHNAYTEETKQQRRLQMAEEMQEAAGAEEAAVARELAEAFLSEEPNEAVFGAPRAGPGLWASLLRIMAPTTGQTFEVHRFEQNLAALCLCLVKFANQGDQLFLIVGVAKEFQLNPRVSNGGFLYTYKVNTECTSIELLHKSPLDEVPLAICPYQGRVLVGVGRMLRLYDMGKKKLLRKCENKHIPNAVVSINAIGQRIYVSDVQESVYAVRYKRQENQLIVFADDTHPRWITTTCVLDYDTVATADKYGNIAVIRLATGINDDVDEDPTGNKALWDRGLLNGASQKADTVACFHVGETVMSLQKATLIPGGSESLVYTTLSGTVGVLVPFTSHEDHDFFQHLEMHMRSEHPPLCGRDHLSFRSYYYPVKNVIDGDLCEQFNSIEPVKQKSISGDLERTPSEVSKKLEDIRTRYAF